A stretch of Coregonus clupeaformis isolate EN_2021a unplaced genomic scaffold, ASM2061545v1 scaf1679, whole genome shotgun sequence DNA encodes these proteins:
- the LOC121561418 gene encoding histone H4, whose product MSGRGKGGKGLGKGGAKRHRKVLRDNIQGITKPAIRRLARRGGVKRISGLIYEETRGVLKVFLENVIRDAVTYTEHAKRKTVTAMDVVYALKRQGRTLYGFGG is encoded by the coding sequence ATGTCCGGAAGAGGCAAAGGCGGCAAGGGACTCGGAAAAGGAGGCGCCAAGCGTCACCGCAAAGTTCTCCGCGATAACATCCAGGGAATCACCAAACCCGCTATCCGCCGTCTGGCTCGCCGCGGCGGCGTGAAGCGTATTTCCGGTCTGATCTACGAGGAGACCCGCGGTGTCCTGAAGGTGTTCCTGGAGAACGTGATCCGTGACGCAGTCACCTACACCGAGCACGCCAAGAGGAAGACCGTTACCGCCATGGACGTGGTCTACGCTCTGAAACGTCAGGGACGCACCCTGTACGGTTTCGGCGGTTAA